A part of Aegilops tauschii subsp. strangulata cultivar AL8/78 chromosome 2, Aet v6.0, whole genome shotgun sequence genomic DNA contains:
- the LOC109781552 gene encoding tricetin 3',4',5'-O-trimethyltransferase: MGSMAAEMTAVEEEACIYAMQLSSTAVLPLTLKNAIELGMLEILMGAGGKMLSPSEVAARLPSTATNPDAPAMVDRMLHLLASYKVVSCEVDEGTHARRYGPTAVCKWFTPNQDGISMAPLLLLTNDKVPMESLYHLKDAVLDGGLPFHKAHGMTMYEYTKTDARLNRVFNEAMKSYTTIVTGKLVELYTGFHDVATLVDVGGGVGATIRAVTSKYPHIKGINFDLAHVIAEVPQSPGVEHVAGDMFKNVPSGDAIVLKWILHNWTDEQCTTLLRNCYDALPAHGKVVVVEGILPVKPEATSRGQQASLSDMIMLTHTAGGKERNQREFEELAKAGGFTGVKTAYIYSNTWVIEFTK, from the exons ATGGGCTCCATGGCCGCGGAAATGACTGCCGTCGAGGAGGAGGCGTGCATCTACGCCATGCAGCTGTCGTCCACGGCTGTCCTGCCGCTCACGCTCAAGAACGCCATCGAGCTGGGCATGCTCGAGATCCTCATGGGCGCCGGCGGAAAGATGCTGTCACCGTCTGAGGTGGCCGCGCGGCTTCCGTCGACGGCGACAAACCCGGACGCGCCGGCCATGGTCGACCGCATGCTGCACCTGCTGGCATCCTACAAGGTGGTGTCGTGCGAGGTAGACGAAGGCACGCACGCTAGGCGGTACGGCCCCACAGCCGTGTGCAAATGGTTCACACCCAACCAGGACGGCATCTCCATGGCCCCGCTGCTCCTCCTCACCAACGACAAGGTCCCGATGGAGAGCTT GTATCATTTGAAGGACGCGGTCCTTGATGGCGGTCTCCCGTTCCACAAGGCACATGGGATGACAATGTACGAGTACACCAAAACGGACGCGCGCTTGAACCGCGTCTTCAACGAGGCCATGAAGAGCTACACCACCATCGTCACCGGGAAGCTCGTCGAGCTCTACACTGGTTTCCACGACGTGGCCACACTCGTGGACGTCGGTGGCGGCGTCGGCGCCACCATCCGCGCCGTCACCTCCAAGTACCCGCACATCAAGGGGATCAACTTCGACCTGGCCCACGTCATCGCGGAGGTGCCACAATCCCCCGGCGTGGAGCACGTCGCCGGCGACATGTTCAAGAACGTGCCGAGCGGCGACGCCATCGTCCTCAAGTGGATCCTCCACAACTGGACCGACGAGCAATGCACGACCCTACTAAGGAACTGCTACGACGCGCTGCCTGCGCACGGCAAGGTTGTCGTCGTGGAAGGCATCCTGCCCGTCAAACCGGAGGCGACGTCCAGGGGGCAGCAGGCGTCCCTCAGCGACATGATCATGCTCACACACACAGCAGGCGGCAAGGAGAGGAACCAGAGGGAGTTCGAGGAGCTTGCCAAGGCCGGAGGGTTCACCGGTGTTAAGACCGCCTACATCTACAGCAACACCTGGGTCATTGAATTCACCAAATAG